One genomic segment of Vibrio quintilis includes these proteins:
- a CDS encoding Gfo/Idh/MocA family oxidoreductase: MTDTLMKSSDSVQPLRVLLCGAAFGEVYLKAIERLPQYFQLAGVMARGSEHSRKIAQAHQVPLVTSVDEVSKADFDLACVVIKSGVVGGPGTKISCALMEKEIPVIQEYPLHCDEVVQCIKTSNQFKTPWVMNSFYPDVAPVRRFIEAVQGLRKLSDICAINIETSIQVMYPLIDILMQSLGNLRPWRFSEVLFQNGPFSVISARFGTIPVVFHIQNQIHPDDPDNYMHVLHRISVTSEDGTLTLNDTHGDVTWSPRAHVPRNEQGYLDLFNDDYPQMKEKVLQSLTGEGGDSPVRYAEVFSQLLPEAMEKVLTRFYHQVVRGDLNRPLQQRLLTTCQCWQALNEALGPTEVISQERPYRLITARHLEEAIDDLQ; the protein is encoded by the coding sequence ATGACTGATACATTGATGAAATCCAGTGATTCGGTGCAACCTTTACGGGTGTTACTGTGTGGTGCCGCTTTTGGTGAAGTGTATCTGAAAGCGATAGAGCGCCTGCCTCAGTACTTTCAGCTGGCTGGTGTGATGGCCCGCGGGAGCGAACACAGCCGGAAGATTGCACAAGCGCATCAGGTGCCACTGGTGACATCGGTTGATGAGGTGTCGAAAGCCGATTTTGATCTTGCCTGTGTGGTGATTAAATCAGGCGTAGTCGGTGGCCCCGGCACCAAAATCAGCTGTGCTTTGATGGAAAAAGAGATTCCGGTGATTCAGGAATACCCGTTGCACTGTGATGAAGTGGTTCAGTGCATCAAAACGTCGAATCAGTTTAAGACGCCGTGGGTGATGAACAGTTTTTATCCCGATGTTGCACCGGTCCGGCGGTTTATCGAAGCGGTACAGGGACTGCGCAAGCTGTCAGATATCTGTGCTATCAATATTGAAACCAGTATTCAGGTGATGTATCCGCTGATTGATATTCTGATGCAGAGTCTGGGAAATCTGCGACCGTGGCGTTTCTCTGAAGTCCTGTTTCAAAACGGGCCATTCTCCGTCATTTCGGCCCGGTTTGGCACTATTCCCGTGGTGTTTCATATTCAGAATCAGATTCATCCGGATGATCCGGACAATTACATGCACGTATTACACCGTATTTCGGTGACATCAGAAGATGGCACACTGACACTGAATGATACTCACGGTGATGTGACCTGGTCGCCACGGGCGCACGTCCCCAGAAACGAACAGGGATATCTGGATTTGTTTAATGACGATTATCCGCAGATGAAAGAGAAAGTCCTGCAATCGCTGACCGGCGAAGGCGGTGATTCACCGGTTCGCTATGCCGAAGTTTTCAGTCAGTTGTTGCCGGAGGCGATGGAAAAAGTGCTGACCCGCTTTTATCATCAGGTTGTCCGGGGAGATCTGAACCGGCCGCTTCAACAGCGGCTGCTGACAACCTGCCAGTGCTGGCAGGCACTGAATGAAGCGTTGGGACCAACGGAAGTGATCAGTCAGGAGCGGCCATACCGGTTGATCACTGCCCGGCACCTGGAGGAAGCGATTGATGATTTACAATAA
- a CDS encoding NAD-dependent epimerase/dehydratase family protein codes for MSAVIGVTGITGMVGKALLSLIETYQPDARICLGVRQPERLADSPYPVVHVDLEQPASLAAFCQGCDVIVNCAGPSAFYGLNVARAAAIAGAHCIEAFGSYGPDSASELDEIIAVPGARSVITGAGVFPGLSELLPLAMADRYFDNVSTLHAAAGGLEPCSKGAGIDILMSAVAGYGQAAGADLTELEGFPPHIIAKPFRSTDFVQMTETFGCQEASWYSVFSSPRVPEVISAQCHRLASAGDFTESMMLSAAEKLIEVADEQLAGRKPWYRMRIEMSGSQQGEPLCYRALLQTPESYVLTALTMYAALKTVLQDLSLQGCYRASHIVSPELMVSLIKDDERHQLHIVQVPVHSTLIDSTETEEGFL; via the coding sequence ATGAGCGCTGTTATTGGTGTGACCGGCATCACCGGAATGGTCGGGAAAGCATTGCTTTCCCTGATTGAAACTTATCAGCCTGATGCCCGGATTTGTCTGGGTGTCAGGCAGCCGGAGCGTCTGGCTGACAGCCCGTATCCGGTTGTTCATGTTGATCTGGAACAGCCGGCGTCTCTGGCTGCGTTTTGTCAGGGCTGTGATGTCATCGTTAATTGTGCCGGTCCTTCTGCATTTTATGGCCTCAATGTTGCGCGTGCAGCGGCTATCGCCGGGGCTCACTGCATTGAGGCATTTGGCAGTTATGGCCCGGATTCTGCCAGCGAGCTGGATGAAATCATTGCTGTTCCCGGCGCGCGAAGTGTGATTACCGGGGCGGGAGTGTTCCCCGGATTGTCCGAATTACTGCCGTTAGCAATGGCTGACCGGTATTTTGATAACGTCAGCACACTGCATGCTGCTGCCGGCGGGCTGGAGCCCTGTTCGAAAGGTGCCGGGATTGACATACTGATGAGTGCAGTCGCCGGATATGGTCAGGCAGCAGGTGCCGATCTGACAGAGCTGGAAGGCTTTCCGCCTCACATCATTGCCAAGCCATTCCGGAGTACGGATTTTGTCCAAATGACGGAGACATTCGGTTGTCAGGAAGCCAGCTGGTATTCGGTTTTTTCTTCACCCCGGGTACCGGAAGTGATTTCTGCTCAGTGCCACCGGCTGGCTTCAGCCGGTGATTTTACGGAAAGTATGATGTTGTCCGCAGCTGAAAAACTGATTGAAGTTGCCGATGAACAGCTGGCCGGCAGAAAACCATGGTACCGGATGCGTATTGAGATGAGCGGCAGCCAGCAGGGGGAACCGCTGTGTTACCGGGCACTGCTGCAGACACCGGAAAGTTATGTGCTGACGGCGCTGACCATGTATGCCGCATTAAAAACTGTGCTGCAGGATCTTTCCCTGCAGGGCTGTTACCGCGCCAGCCACATTGTCAGCCCTGAACTGATGGTGTCTCTGATCAAAGATGATGAACGTCATCAGCTGCATATTGTTCAGGTTCCGGTTCATTCAACACTGATTGATTCCACAGAAACAGAGGAAGGCTTCTTATAA
- a CDS encoding DUF1820 family protein codes for MTKPKALYKVIFIQAGKQYEVFVRELHSSNIFGFIEIGDFVWDTQTTIVLDPSHEKLKDEFTAVDHTFLPMHCILRVDRVAQNGTAKIIELNDKVTHFPGPVYTPKK; via the coding sequence ATGACGAAGCCAAAAGCATTATATAAAGTGATTTTTATCCAGGCCGGAAAGCAATATGAAGTGTTTGTCCGGGAATTGCACAGCAGCAATATCTTCGGTTTTATTGAAATTGGTGATTTTGTCTGGGATACCCAAACGACGATTGTACTCGACCCCAGCCATGAGAAGCTGAAGGATGAATTCACGGCTGTTGACCACACTTTTCTGCCGATGCACTGCATTCTGAGAGTTGATCGGGTTGCCCAAAACGGCACGGCAAAAATCATTGAACTGAATGATAAGGTGACACACTTTCCCGGCCCTGTGTATACACCGAAAAAGTGA
- a CDS encoding thioesterase II family protein, which translates to MIYNNQSQGQFSEMPVSDVTEPDRQPQNRGQSAPAGSKSAPAGSKWLKVFAPNPDASLRLICLPHAGGGASAYATWAKLLPVHTELVALQLPGREDRLAEPMIDSMPALVNILLPYLLQLSDKPYVLFGHSMGAVLAYEICQMMLRTGQRLPEHLIVSGREAPRLSRADNLHLVPDQELTEAMIKLEPQSQAVFDHPELAAISLPVIRNDYRLINGYRYHPDSQRLNLPLTAISGDDDPELLPGDMSAWQEVTEGHFSWHRFSGGHFYLKPHREGVVRIIADVMNTVLQKQDNHVA; encoded by the coding sequence ATGATTTACAATAACCAGTCTCAGGGGCAGTTCTCAGAGATGCCCGTTTCTGACGTAACTGAGCCTGACCGTCAACCACAGAACCGGGGGCAAAGCGCCCCCGCAGGATCAAAAAGCGCCCCCGCAGGCTCCAAATGGTTGAAAGTGTTTGCGCCCAATCCGGACGCATCGCTTCGGTTAATCTGCCTGCCACACGCGGGCGGCGGCGCCAGTGCCTATGCGACCTGGGCTAAATTATTACCGGTACATACCGAGCTGGTGGCGTTACAGTTACCGGGCAGGGAAGACCGGCTGGCAGAGCCGATGATTGACTCGATGCCGGCGCTGGTCAATATACTGCTGCCTTATCTGCTGCAACTGAGTGACAAGCCATATGTTTTATTCGGCCATAGTATGGGCGCGGTGCTGGCCTATGAAATTTGTCAGATGATGCTCAGAACCGGTCAGCGGCTGCCGGAGCATTTAATCGTCTCCGGCCGGGAAGCGCCCCGACTGAGTCGTGCCGATAATCTCCACCTCGTGCCGGATCAGGAACTGACGGAAGCGATGATCAAACTGGAACCACAGAGTCAGGCGGTGTTTGATCATCCGGAACTGGCAGCCATCAGCCTGCCGGTGATTCGCAATGATTACCGGCTGATTAATGGTTACCGGTATCACCCGGACAGCCAGAGGCTCAACCTTCCGCTGACTGCAATCAGCGGTGACGATGATCCGGAATTATTACCCGGTGACATGTCAGCATGGCAGGAAGTCACTGAAGGGCATTTCAGCTGGCATCGTTTCAGTGGCGGGCATTTCTATCTGAAACCACACCGGGAAGGCGTGGTCCGGATTATTGCTGACGTCATGAATACCGTGTTACAGAAGCAGGACAACCACGTCGCATAA
- a CDS encoding non-ribosomal peptide synthetase, which produces MTVKTLLSEMEALGVRLWTEAGQLRFQAPVGVLTEDHRNRLKAAKEDLIALLDAQAAGVQQDLEHRYAPFPLTPIQAAYLVGRGDAFEYGGVGCHGYLELNFDRLDIERMKQAWTQLIQRHPMLRAVILPDGVQQVLEDFEMPEVIVTDLTTQPAADAAQKLEAIRAQMGSKVYTPEQAPLYELSISRMPAHDTLHVSVDLLIADFVSIQVLLSELDHLYRHPEEELPAIRAGFRDILLAERAAIDTPAGQAKYTRDKQYWTERLNTLPPAPDWPVQETQQKYGKAAFARHDFTLEKEKWQQLQQKARDQRMTSSGVVLAAFSEVLRRWSATKSFCVNVTVLNRPAIHEDIHRIIGDFTQINILEVKEAPGTDFITRTRHLQDQLLTDLEHSSYTGVDLLRDIGRSAETRGRLMPYVFTSTLGAGKGDNESFMEGATLAYGISQTPQVWLDCQVSERDGSLHLNWDVREGVFRDGVIEQAFDAMCRLICDLAENDRWLESSVVTLPENLLDQRKLQNLIQAPLPQNPLHAGFIRQVVETPDRIAVSADKQHYTYKALAEKAAAVASWLKDNGISQAEPVAVCLPKSFDQIAAVMGVMLAGGAYVPLSAEQPRHRHNLIMQDARITKLITDQANSQGWDEPIRSLYTENAQPAPFLPEAWIQTEFEPQQLAYVIFTSGTTGKPKGVMISHQAAQNTLSDVSTRISLQAADKVLGLASLSFDLSVYDVFATLSCGAALVLPETDQLNNPAHWLELLTTHEITVWNSVPAQLQMLTSVLEDQAVSLSLRVAMLSGDWIPVSLPDTARRFIPDLRIISMGGATEAAVWSVWYDIESVKPTDKSIPYGRPMNNQGFHILDDDMQPCPDWVPGALYISGHGLALGYMGDPQKTRQQFVTHPQTGERLYQTGDNGRFREDGLIEFLGRNDTQVKINGHRIELSEIDSVLQQHPQVAHVTSVISQQEDDEKRLAAFIEAAYLTEPARDDRQALSDCLLTTGDGITAEVDRDKLVQWVECADRIALLDIMKTFQDSGLFQSADHGYTLAEIIEATHTSDDYHHLMRRWLHALSGFGWLKESQSLYYCIRPYSGQEHDNTWQKLQQLEDEVQYSAELLRYLRESAAALPQLLTGEADPLDLLFPQGEMDTALAAYNNNLVARTMNRCVVAAAEQHAQKFTKEKPMRLLEIGAGVGGTSNDVIPALDGYAVDYQFTDLSTYFLNAARERYSQYPWVRYGIFDLNQPNWLQGQPDRSLDMIVCANVLHNSVYAPDVLAQLRRMVVPGGLIVIIEATREIYSLMTSMEFKHGLNGFKDFRQQTGQTFITRKQWVGLFADAELELLGGYPLEDDPMSYAGQTTFLVRAPKTRHVVRQEDMTGWLAERLPAYMVPSYIEVLEHLPLTANGKVDRKTLAKRVVTPKTGQAVENTGDMTDMEQKVAAIWSDALGGVPVGRDQDFFLAGGDSLLIAQVVTRLREQIPQSQALSWDRLMREMLSKPTVAHIAKLLAHIEAGAESENEGCVEVSPLVHLAGAATPSEQGVTRILVHDGSGTLAPYREVIAAIQAAMREEDSLFGLTLTDNAQFLQRPTDGLIEELGSEYAALVADLGVSRVQVIGYCMGGFIAAEISRNLLEAGVEPHCFAVSSGKFQHQIEEDLLLERAFATLMGAELVEAGHAPDHEALDRAIQQVMSKHQGVIPEGSMLQCEDESIRRAYTALAEKPHPQRLKMIATAMADVQDNVWNDDQIQSVYQVFRHSLTAVANYNPLPYLGALSIFNDDQSVQLLPGLPVEMSSIWEEISLGIAEQSVINANHVTCMTGESLHQWLKALFAGAPFEQTSAKEQTAEESLS; this is translated from the coding sequence ATGACCGTTAAGACTTTGCTATCCGAAATGGAAGCGTTGGGAGTCAGGCTATGGACGGAAGCTGGTCAATTGCGCTTTCAGGCACCGGTAGGCGTTTTGACTGAAGACCACCGTAACAGGTTGAAAGCTGCAAAAGAGGATTTAATCGCTCTTTTGGACGCTCAGGCAGCCGGAGTACAACAAGATCTTGAACACCGTTATGCCCCGTTTCCTCTGACGCCCATACAGGCTGCATATCTGGTGGGACGTGGTGATGCATTTGAGTATGGTGGGGTGGGTTGTCATGGTTATCTTGAGCTGAACTTTGACCGGCTGGATATTGAGCGGATGAAACAAGCGTGGACTCAGCTGATTCAGCGGCATCCGATGCTGAGGGCCGTGATTTTGCCGGATGGCGTCCAGCAGGTGCTTGAAGACTTTGAGATGCCTGAAGTGATTGTGACAGATTTAACCACACAGCCCGCAGCAGATGCGGCTCAGAAACTTGAAGCGATTCGTGCTCAAATGGGCAGTAAAGTTTATACCCCGGAGCAGGCACCGTTGTATGAGCTGAGCATCAGCCGGATGCCGGCGCACGATACGCTGCATGTGTCGGTGGACTTACTGATTGCTGACTTTGTCAGTATTCAGGTGTTGCTGTCTGAGCTGGACCACTTATATCGTCACCCGGAAGAAGAATTACCTGCAATTCGCGCCGGTTTCCGCGATATCTTGCTGGCGGAACGGGCCGCGATTGACACACCGGCAGGACAGGCGAAATATACGCGGGACAAGCAATACTGGACCGAACGTTTAAACACGCTGCCACCTGCGCCTGACTGGCCGGTTCAGGAGACACAGCAGAAATACGGTAAAGCCGCCTTTGCCCGCCATGACTTTACGCTGGAGAAAGAGAAATGGCAGCAGTTGCAGCAAAAAGCACGGGATCAGCGGATGACATCGTCCGGTGTGGTGCTGGCTGCTTTCAGCGAAGTGTTGCGCCGCTGGTCTGCGACCAAAAGCTTTTGTGTCAATGTGACCGTGTTAAACCGTCCGGCGATTCACGAAGACATTCACCGGATTATCGGTGACTTTACCCAGATCAATATTCTGGAAGTGAAAGAAGCTCCCGGCACAGATTTTATAACCCGCACACGTCACCTGCAGGATCAACTGTTAACAGACCTTGAACACAGCAGTTATACCGGTGTCGATTTACTCAGAGATATTGGCCGGAGCGCGGAAACCCGTGGTCGTCTGATGCCTTATGTCTTTACCAGTACACTGGGTGCCGGCAAAGGAGACAATGAATCTTTCATGGAAGGTGCGACGCTGGCTTACGGTATTTCACAGACACCTCAGGTCTGGCTGGACTGCCAGGTCTCGGAACGTGATGGCAGCCTGCACCTCAACTGGGATGTACGCGAAGGCGTTTTCCGCGATGGGGTGATAGAACAGGCGTTTGATGCTATGTGCCGGCTTATCTGTGACCTGGCAGAGAACGATCGCTGGCTTGAATCGTCAGTTGTGACCCTTCCTGAAAACCTGCTCGATCAGAGAAAGCTGCAAAACCTGATTCAGGCACCTTTACCGCAAAACCCTTTACACGCAGGTTTCATACGCCAGGTTGTCGAAACACCGGACCGGATCGCTGTTTCGGCAGACAAACAGCATTACACCTACAAAGCGCTGGCAGAAAAAGCGGCAGCTGTTGCTTCATGGTTAAAAGACAATGGCATCAGCCAGGCGGAACCGGTGGCTGTGTGCCTGCCGAAATCATTTGATCAAATTGCTGCCGTCATGGGCGTAATGCTTGCTGGTGGTGCTTATGTGCCGCTTTCTGCTGAACAGCCACGCCATCGCCATAACCTGATTATGCAGGATGCCCGGATAACCAAACTCATCACTGATCAGGCCAACAGTCAGGGATGGGATGAGCCTATCCGCAGTCTGTATACGGAAAACGCCCAACCCGCCCCGTTTTTGCCGGAAGCATGGATACAGACTGAATTTGAGCCGCAGCAACTGGCCTACGTTATTTTTACTTCAGGAACAACAGGCAAGCCAAAAGGCGTGATGATCAGCCATCAGGCGGCGCAAAATACACTGTCCGATGTGTCCACGAGAATCAGCCTGCAGGCCGCAGATAAAGTACTCGGACTGGCGAGCCTGAGTTTTGATTTATCGGTTTACGATGTCTTTGCCACCTTGTCCTGTGGTGCGGCGCTGGTGTTGCCGGAAACAGATCAGCTGAATAATCCGGCGCACTGGCTGGAATTGCTGACCACCCATGAAATCACTGTCTGGAACTCCGTACCGGCACAGTTACAGATGCTGACCAGTGTACTGGAAGATCAGGCTGTATCCCTGTCATTACGGGTTGCAATGTTATCCGGTGACTGGATACCAGTGAGTCTGCCGGATACCGCCAGACGCTTTATTCCGGATCTGAGAATCATCAGTATGGGCGGCGCAACAGAAGCTGCTGTCTGGTCGGTCTGGTATGACATTGAGTCGGTTAAACCCACAGATAAAAGTATTCCTTATGGCCGTCCGATGAATAATCAGGGCTTCCATATTCTGGATGACGACATGCAGCCGTGTCCGGACTGGGTACCTGGTGCGCTGTATATTTCCGGACACGGTCTGGCACTCGGCTATATGGGAGATCCACAGAAAACCCGTCAGCAGTTTGTCACGCATCCGCAAACCGGAGAGCGTTTGTATCAAACCGGCGATAACGGACGCTTCCGCGAAGATGGTTTGATCGAATTCCTTGGCCGGAATGATACACAGGTCAAAATTAACGGCCACCGGATTGAATTAAGTGAAATTGATTCTGTGCTGCAGCAACATCCGCAGGTGGCACATGTGACCAGTGTGATCAGCCAGCAGGAAGATGATGAAAAACGGCTGGCAGCCTTTATTGAAGCCGCCTATTTAACTGAACCGGCAAGGGATGATCGTCAAGCGCTGAGTGACTGTCTGCTGACGACCGGTGATGGAATTACCGCAGAAGTGGACCGGGATAAGCTGGTGCAGTGGGTGGAATGTGCCGATCGGATTGCGCTGCTGGATATCATGAAAACCTTTCAGGACAGCGGTTTGTTCCAGAGCGCGGACCATGGCTATACGTTAGCGGAAATCATTGAAGCCACTCACACTTCCGATGACTATCATCACCTGATGCGGCGGTGGCTGCATGCACTGAGTGGTTTTGGCTGGCTGAAAGAATCTCAGAGTTTGTATTACTGTATCCGGCCATACAGCGGGCAGGAGCACGACAATACCTGGCAAAAACTGCAACAGCTGGAAGATGAAGTGCAGTACAGCGCGGAATTACTCCGCTATCTGCGTGAGTCAGCCGCCGCATTACCACAGCTTCTGACCGGTGAAGCGGATCCGCTCGATCTGTTATTCCCTCAGGGAGAGATGGATACGGCTCTGGCCGCGTATAACAACAATCTGGTTGCCCGGACGATGAACCGGTGCGTGGTTGCTGCAGCAGAGCAACATGCGCAGAAATTCACCAAAGAAAAGCCGATGCGTCTGCTGGAAATCGGTGCCGGTGTCGGCGGGACATCGAACGATGTGATTCCCGCACTGGATGGCTATGCGGTCGATTACCAGTTTACGGATTTATCCACCTATTTCCTGAATGCGGCCCGTGAGCGTTACAGTCAGTATCCCTGGGTCAGATACGGTATTTTCGATCTCAATCAGCCCAACTGGCTGCAGGGACAACCCGATCGCAGCCTGGACATGATTGTGTGCGCGAATGTGCTGCATAACTCAGTTTATGCGCCTGATGTACTGGCACAGCTGCGGCGGATGGTGGTGCCCGGAGGCCTGATTGTCATCATTGAAGCCACACGGGAAATTTACTCTCTGATGACGTCGATGGAGTTCAAACACGGCCTGAACGGATTTAAAGATTTCCGGCAGCAAACCGGGCAGACCTTCATTACCCGCAAGCAGTGGGTCGGACTGTTTGCCGATGCTGAGCTGGAATTACTCGGCGGATATCCGCTTGAAGACGATCCGATGAGTTATGCCGGACAAACCACCTTCCTTGTCCGCGCGCCGAAAACCCGGCATGTCGTGAGACAGGAAGACATGACCGGCTGGCTGGCAGAGCGCCTGCCGGCCTATATGGTGCCTTCTTATATCGAAGTGCTTGAGCACCTGCCGTTGACCGCCAATGGTAAAGTTGACCGCAAAACACTGGCAAAACGGGTTGTTACACCGAAAACCGGCCAGGCCGTGGAAAATACCGGTGACATGACGGACATGGAGCAAAAAGTTGCTGCCATCTGGTCTGATGCATTAGGCGGCGTGCCGGTCGGACGGGATCAGGACTTCTTCCTTGCCGGCGGAGACTCGCTGTTGATCGCTCAGGTGGTCACCCGTTTGCGTGAGCAGATTCCGCAGTCACAGGCGCTGAGCTGGGACCGGCTGATGCGGGAAATGCTGAGTAAACCGACAGTCGCTCATATCGCAAAATTACTGGCGCATATTGAAGCTGGTGCTGAAAGTGAGAATGAAGGGTGTGTCGAGGTGTCACCCCTGGTACATCTGGCAGGTGCTGCAACGCCTTCAGAGCAGGGCGTGACCCGGATTCTGGTTCATGACGGCAGCGGTACACTGGCGCCTTACCGGGAAGTCATCGCTGCAATTCAGGCGGCCATGAGAGAGGAAGACAGTCTGTTCGGCCTGACGCTGACTGACAATGCACAATTTTTACAGCGGCCAACCGATGGTCTGATAGAAGAACTGGGCAGTGAATATGCAGCGCTGGTGGCAGATTTGGGTGTCAGCCGGGTGCAGGTGATTGGTTACTGTATGGGGGGCTTTATCGCTGCTGAAATCTCCCGTAACCTGCTGGAAGCTGGTGTTGAACCGCATTGCTTTGCCGTCAGCAGTGGTAAATTCCAGCACCAGATTGAGGAAGATCTGTTACTGGAGCGTGCGTTTGCAACCCTGATGGGGGCTGAGCTGGTGGAAGCGGGGCATGCTCCGGACCATGAGGCACTGGATCGGGCAATTCAGCAAGTCATGTCGAAACATCAGGGGGTTATTCCTGAAGGCAGCATGTTGCAGTGCGAGGATGAATCTATTCGCCGGGCTTACACGGCGCTGGCAGAAAAACCTCATCCACAGCGACTGAAAATGATCGCGACTGCCATGGCAGACGTGCAGGACAATGTCTGGAATGATGATCAGATTCAGAGTGTTTACCAGGTCTTCCGGCATAGCCTGACGGCCGTGGCAAACTATAATCCGTTGCCTTATCTGGGCGCACTTTCCATTTTTAACGATGATCAGTCGGTACAGCTTCTGCCGGGATTACCGGTTGAAATGAGCAGTATCTGGGAGGAAATATCTTTGGGGATCGCAGAACAATCAGTCATCAATGCCAATCATGTGACCTGTATGACGGGTGAGAGTCTTCATCAGTGGCTGAAAGCACTGTTTGCTGGTGCGCCATTTGAACAGACATCAGCCAAAGAACAAACTGCCGAGGAATCATTATCATGA
- a CDS encoding low molecular weight protein-tyrosine-phosphatase, which yields MSHNKKSILVICMGNICRSPTGEAVLKAKAAEMGIDVVVDSAGTIAYHQGNPPDSRARAAGEQRGYSFEGMQARQVTADDFERFDVILAADRANLADLKAQCPSSLQHKLSLFLSHGSSSYEEIPDPYYGGGDGFELVLDLLEESAEAVLNQIAIA from the coding sequence ATGAGTCACAACAAAAAATCCATTCTGGTGATCTGCATGGGTAACATTTGCAGATCCCCAACCGGGGAAGCGGTGCTGAAAGCCAAAGCGGCTGAGATGGGGATTGACGTGGTGGTCGATTCAGCCGGGACGATTGCTTACCATCAGGGAAATCCGCCGGACAGCCGGGCGAGGGCGGCCGGAGAGCAGCGTGGTTACAGCTTTGAGGGAATGCAGGCGCGGCAGGTGACGGCAGATGATTTTGAACGCTTTGACGTGATTCTGGCGGCTGACAGAGCGAATCTGGCTGATTTGAAAGCGCAGTGTCCGTCGTCTTTACAGCACAAGCTTTCTCTGTTTCTCAGTCATGGCAGCTCATCGTATGAAGAGATTCCCGATCCTTACTATGGCGGCGGGGATGGATTTGAGCTGGTGCTCGATTTGCTGGAAGAGTCCGCGGAGGCGGTGCTGAATCAGATTGCGATAGCCTGA
- a CDS encoding HAD family hydrolase: MEKDLKNYKAYLFDLDGTLVNSEPLKGRAIALTCHDYGFPVDYHLYQTVMGQHWSAVTAHFFQHAGFNPDQAEFDQKFRAHYEQLLARELALNPGVSDYLQSLQDAGQPCAVVSSGARWMVENILSAMQIAKIFSVVIAREDVTRHKPDPQGYLSALSQLGVAPQDALIFEDSAAGIESGIASGCDVVAFAHEFNANNDLSQAVQVISDYSQMGR, translated from the coding sequence ATGGAGAAAGATTTGAAAAATTATAAAGCTTATTTATTTGATTTGGATGGCACGCTGGTGAATTCTGAGCCTTTAAAAGGGCGGGCGATTGCGCTGACCTGCCATGATTATGGCTTCCCGGTTGATTATCATCTGTATCAAACGGTGATGGGGCAGCACTGGTCAGCAGTGACGGCGCATTTCTTTCAACACGCAGGATTTAATCCGGATCAGGCTGAATTTGATCAGAAATTCAGGGCGCATTATGAACAGTTACTTGCCCGGGAATTAGCGCTGAACCCCGGTGTGTCTGACTATCTGCAATCCCTGCAAGATGCCGGTCAGCCCTGTGCTGTGGTGAGCTCCGGCGCCCGCTGGATGGTGGAAAATATTCTCAGTGCGATGCAGATCGCAAAGATATTCAGCGTGGTGATTGCCAGAGAAGATGTCACCCGTCATAAGCCGGATCCGCAGGGGTATTTGTCCGCCTTGTCTCAGCTGGGCGTTGCGCCGCAAGACGCGCTGATCTTTGAAGATTCTGCAGCAGGGATTGAATCAGGCATCGCCTCCGGGTGTGATGTGGTTGCCTTTGCCCACGAATTTAATGCAAACAATGATCTATCTCAGGCGGTACAGGTGATTTCAGATTATAGTCAAATGGGCCGGTAG
- a CDS encoding nitrogenase-stabilizing/protective NifW family protein: MSQKDIQQVIAAFTSIEQALNYFEIEFDQRFIDQHGKQLVKRFNGYLLLEKPEDWFAARRALKNAYCKVQRSLLDPHTRSACRGCTSCQRR; this comes from the coding sequence ATGAGCCAAAAGGATATTCAGCAGGTCATTGCAGCGTTTACTTCGATTGAACAAGCGCTGAATTACTTTGAAATTGAATTTGACCAACGCTTTATCGACCAGCACGGCAAGCAGTTAGTGAAGCGGTTTAACGGCTATCTGCTGCTGGAAAAACCCGAAGACTGGTTTGCCGCCCGGCGCGCCCTGAAAAATGCCTACTGCAAAGTTCAGCGCAGCCTGCTTGACCCGCACACCCGCTCCGCCTGCCGCGGCTGCACGTCTTGCCAAAGGCGGTGA